From Salinirubellus salinus, the proteins below share one genomic window:
- a CDS encoding ABC transporter ATP-binding protein encodes MPSQPAISVDSLTKRFGDVHAVDDLSFEVERGEVFGFLGPNGAGKSTTINCLLDFTRPTSGSVSLFGLDAVGDSVAVRERTGSLLEGYGVYPSLTAREHVEHAVAVRDASDDPDELLERVGLLAAADRRAGDFSKGMSQRLAIAVALVDAPDLLILDEPSTGLDPNGARRLQTIVHEEADRGATVFFSSHILEQVEAVADRVGILLDGRLATVGDVDDLRRELGAGTTLRVRVSDVPDGLLVDLRSTPGVTDAVREDGHLEVACEDGRTKLDVLSRVDAAGVYEDFGLREASLGDVFSAYTEAGDA; translated from the coding sequence GTGCCCTCCCAGCCAGCCATCAGCGTCGACTCGCTCACCAAACGGTTCGGCGACGTCCACGCCGTCGACGACCTCTCGTTCGAGGTCGAACGCGGCGAGGTGTTCGGTTTCCTCGGTCCCAACGGCGCCGGCAAGTCGACGACCATCAACTGCCTGCTCGACTTCACGCGCCCCACGAGCGGCTCGGTCTCCCTGTTCGGGCTCGACGCGGTCGGCGACAGCGTCGCGGTCCGCGAACGAACCGGGTCGCTCCTCGAAGGATACGGCGTCTACCCGTCGCTGACCGCGCGCGAACACGTCGAACACGCGGTCGCCGTCCGCGATGCGAGCGACGACCCGGACGAACTGCTCGAACGGGTCGGCCTCTTGGCTGCGGCCGACCGCCGGGCCGGCGACTTCTCGAAGGGGATGTCCCAGCGCCTCGCCATCGCCGTCGCCCTCGTCGACGCCCCCGACCTGCTGATACTCGACGAACCCTCGACCGGGCTCGACCCGAACGGCGCGCGCCGTCTCCAGACCATCGTCCACGAGGAGGCCGACCGCGGCGCGACCGTGTTCTTCTCCTCGCACATCCTCGAACAGGTCGAGGCCGTCGCCGACCGCGTCGGCATCCTGCTGGACGGCCGCCTCGCCACCGTCGGCGACGTGGACGACCTGCGCCGGGAACTCGGCGCCGGCACTACCCTCCGAGTCCGGGTCTCGGACGTCCCGGACGGGCTGCTGGTGGACCTGCGCTCCACACCGGGGGTGACCGACGCCGTCCGCGAGGATGGCCACCTCGAGGTGGCGTGCGAGGACGGCCGGACGAAACTCGACGTGCTCTCGCGCGTCGACGCGGCGGGTGTCTACGAGGACTTCGGACTGCGCGAGGCGTCGCTCGGTGACGTCTTCTCGGCCTACACGGAGGCGGGTGACGCGTGA
- a CDS encoding ABC transporter permease: MTWSDVVRRDMRSAYRSRAAPTVAVLLLLASVGVAVGIVVISATRPDNSAGSVVLGSVLSFVVPVVALVGTYGAIVGERTTGSVRFLLGLPNSRADAYLGKYVARSLVVLVPLLVGTLAAAAVVAFGYRDGSFLDTMVLGLAGIPFALVFVGVGLTCSAIADSDTRAVAAAIGAFILFRVGWPALQFVLLSRLDDQYPRPEWYFELGRINPINAYVAVTAAPTNVEFHPLLTRPGPNVDSVVVEPWFGAAVLLGWALLAPVGGYLYWRQRDVL; this comes from the coding sequence GTGACCTGGAGCGACGTGGTCCGCCGGGACATGCGGAGCGCCTACCGGTCGCGAGCGGCCCCCACGGTGGCGGTGTTGCTCCTCCTGGCGAGCGTCGGCGTCGCCGTCGGCATCGTCGTCATCTCGGCGACGCGACCCGACAACTCAGCGGGGAGCGTGGTGCTCGGGTCCGTCCTCTCGTTCGTCGTCCCCGTCGTCGCCCTCGTCGGTACCTACGGCGCCATCGTCGGCGAACGAACCACGGGGAGCGTGCGGTTCCTCCTCGGCCTCCCGAACTCACGCGCCGACGCCTACCTCGGGAAGTACGTCGCCCGGTCGCTGGTGGTGCTGGTCCCGCTGCTCGTGGGGACGCTCGCCGCCGCGGCCGTCGTCGCGTTCGGCTACCGTGACGGGTCGTTCCTCGACACGATGGTCCTCGGACTCGCAGGCATCCCCTTCGCGCTGGTGTTCGTCGGGGTCGGACTGACCTGCTCGGCCATCGCGGACTCGGACACCCGTGCGGTGGCCGCGGCCATCGGCGCGTTCATCCTGTTCCGTGTCGGCTGGCCCGCCCTCCAGTTCGTCCTGCTCTCCCGACTTGACGACCAGTACCCGCGCCCGGAGTGGTACTTCGAACTCGGGCGGATCAACCCCATCAACGCCTACGTCGCGGTGACGGCGGCTCCGACGAACGTGGAGTTCCACCCGCTGTTGACACGCCCCGGGCCGAACGTGGACAGCGTCGTCGTCGAACCGTGGTTCGGCGCGGCGGTCCTCCTGGGGTGGGCGCTGCTCGCGCCGGTCGGTGGCTACCTCTACTGGCGACAGCGTGACGTGCTCTAG
- a CDS encoding acyl-CoA mutase large subunit family protein, translating into MFDEDDLTEIRAEREEWEEETLGPVLDAHGERKERFATVSNHEVDRVYTPDDIADLDYSEDLGMPGEPPFTRGAYPTMYRGRTWTMRQFAGFGTAEETNERFHYLVDEGQTGLSTAFDMPSLMGIDSDHPMSEGEVGKEGVAVDTLRDMEVLFDGIDVGEVSTSFTINPSAAVIYAMYIALADQQGVPREEIRGTLQNDMLKEFIAQKEWVIPPEPSLDVVTDTVEFAVENTPKFYPISVSGYHIREAGSTAAQEAAFTLADGFAYLEDAMERGLDANEVAPLLSFFFNSHNSVFEEVAKFRAARRIWAEKTKEWYDAEADAARRLKFHTQTAGQSLTAQQPLNNIIRVTLQALAGVLGGTQSLHTNSYDEALALPSEDAVRVALRTQQIIAEESGVADIVDPMAGSFAIEKLTFEMEAEILAYIEEIRELGDGSVRDGVLAGIEEGYFHREIQEASYEYQKRVDSEEEVMVGVNRYVSDEDTSPEILKVDDEISEKQLARLEAVKEERDDDEVERTLGALDEAIERDENVMPAIIDAVKAYATMGEIMQVFQEHHGAYQERIGLA; encoded by the coding sequence ATGTTCGACGAGGACGACCTGACAGAGATACGGGCCGAGCGCGAGGAGTGGGAGGAGGAGACCCTCGGCCCGGTCCTCGACGCGCACGGCGAGCGCAAGGAGCGGTTCGCCACCGTCTCGAACCACGAGGTGGACCGCGTCTACACACCCGACGACATCGCCGACCTCGACTACAGCGAGGATCTCGGGATGCCCGGTGAGCCGCCGTTCACGCGGGGCGCGTACCCGACGATGTACCGCGGCCGGACGTGGACGATGCGGCAGTTCGCCGGCTTCGGCACCGCCGAGGAGACGAACGAGCGGTTCCACTACCTCGTCGACGAGGGGCAGACCGGTCTCTCGACGGCGTTCGACATGCCCTCGCTGATGGGAATCGACTCGGACCACCCGATGAGCGAGGGCGAGGTCGGCAAGGAGGGCGTGGCCGTGGACACGCTCCGTGACATGGAGGTGCTGTTCGACGGCATCGACGTCGGCGAGGTGAGCACGTCGTTCACAATCAACCCGAGCGCGGCCGTCATCTACGCGATGTACATCGCGCTGGCCGACCAGCAGGGCGTCCCCCGCGAGGAGATCCGCGGCACCCTCCAGAACGACATGCTGAAGGAGTTCATCGCGCAGAAGGAGTGGGTCATCCCGCCCGAACCCTCGCTGGACGTGGTGACCGACACCGTGGAGTTCGCCGTGGAGAACACCCCGAAGTTCTACCCCATCTCGGTCTCGGGCTACCACATCCGCGAGGCCGGTAGCACCGCGGCACAGGAGGCCGCGTTCACGCTCGCGGACGGCTTCGCCTACCTCGAGGACGCGATGGAGCGTGGACTCGACGCGAACGAGGTGGCCCCCCTCCTGTCGTTCTTCTTCAACTCGCACAACTCCGTCTTCGAGGAGGTGGCGAAGTTCCGTGCCGCCCGGCGCATCTGGGCCGAGAAGACGAAGGAGTGGTACGACGCGGAGGCCGACGCCGCCCGGCGCCTGAAGTTCCACACCCAGACCGCTGGCCAGTCGCTCACCGCCCAGCAGCCGCTGAACAACATCATCCGGGTGACCCTGCAGGCACTCGCTGGCGTCCTCGGCGGGACCCAGTCGCTCCACACCAACAGCTACGACGAGGCACTCGCACTGCCGAGCGAGGACGCGGTCCGGGTGGCGCTCCGGACCCAGCAGATCATCGCCGAGGAGTCCGGCGTCGCGGACATCGTCGACCCGATGGCGGGCAGTTTCGCCATCGAGAAGCTCACGTTCGAGATGGAGGCCGAGATCCTGGCGTACATCGAGGAGATACGCGAACTCGGCGACGGGTCGGTCCGCGACGGCGTCCTCGCCGGTATCGAGGAGGGCTACTTCCACCGCGAAATCCAGGAGGCCTCCTACGAGTACCAGAAGCGCGTCGACAGCGAGGAGGAGGTGATGGTGGGGGTCAACAGGTACGTGAGTGACGAGGACACCTCCCCCGAGATCCTGAAGGTGGACGACGAGATCTCCGAGAAACAGCTCGCCCGGCTGGAGGCGGTCAAGGAGGAGCGCGACGACGACGAGGTCGAGCGGACGCTCGGCGCGCTCGACGAGGCCATCGAGCGCGACGAGAACGTGATGCCGGCCATCATCGACGCGGTGAAGGCCTACGCCACGATGGGCGAGATCATGCAGGTGTTCCAGGAACACCACGGCGCGTACCAGGAGCGCATCGGACTGGCCTGA
- a CDS encoding DUF6653 family protein: MSDRSLLPGSVWNRHANPKSGWSRLLTTPVLMAAIYLRKPRLLLATLAFLVVNPVLFPEPTEDQQDEFMYRVVRAEEAWTDSGRPLFGLEYPQLLNGLNVFASVYALYAALTRDPKGTVVGTAATMVLKLWFVGELVRWYDGQQDTA, translated from the coding sequence GTGTCAGACCGCTCCCTCCTCCCCGGATCCGTCTGGAACCGCCACGCCAACCCCAAGAGCGGGTGGTCGCGACTGCTCACGACGCCCGTCCTGATGGCGGCCATCTACCTGCGCAAGCCGCGTCTCCTCCTCGCCACGCTCGCGTTCCTCGTCGTCAACCCCGTCCTGTTCCCCGAACCGACCGAGGACCAGCAGGACGAGTTCATGTACCGCGTCGTGCGCGCCGAGGAGGCGTGGACCGACTCCGGCCGTCCGCTGTTCGGGCTCGAGTACCCGCAACTGCTGAACGGGCTGAACGTCTTCGCTTCCGTCTACGCCCTCTACGCCGCCCTCACCCGCGACCCGAAGGGCACCGTCGTCGGCACCGCGGCCACGATGGTGCTGAAGCTCTGGTTCGTCGGGGAACTGGTCCGGTGGTACGACGGACAGCAGGACACGGCGTGA
- a CDS encoding geranylgeranyl reductase family protein, translating to MTTYTPDVAVVGAGTVGCYASAKLADEGVDVVVVERKDEDEAGHIACGDALKGADNFPETIPKSQLEPAITNSVVDHGRFEIPSEDAVLDIPVPGELGVIDRYKYGRLIIEGAKKRGAEFHYDTVVNDVVQDDDGRVTGLKAMQKGDPVTYETDFVIDGTGALSLLQDKVDLSHATFDTNVRFSQFSSAYREVLTVDEPVDYHDALVFKPTERAAGYLWYFPRTPTEINVGLGFQMNEEPMKLVEALKRDVRQRPEFKNATVKDKLGASLPTRRPYDSATAPGFIAAGDAAAHVNPTTGGGIAGAAYSATYAAEQVLEALAEEDYSEDRLWNYNERVMEHFGGRYAALDVYNIFSTAYDLDDLMSMLAALPGEQLSEALYSGSTGIGPLLALKTLWKSRGHWGTMFDLYKAKQKADELLAHYETYPSTPAGFDTWRAQRDTLMDEVYGTLGAEPKY from the coding sequence ATGACCACCTACACGCCCGACGTCGCCGTCGTGGGCGCCGGGACGGTCGGCTGTTACGCCAGCGCGAAACTGGCCGACGAGGGGGTAGACGTCGTCGTCGTCGAACGGAAGGACGAGGACGAGGCGGGCCACATCGCCTGCGGTGACGCCCTGAAGGGGGCGGATAACTTCCCCGAAACCATCCCGAAGTCGCAACTGGAGCCGGCCATCACGAACTCGGTGGTCGACCACGGCCGCTTCGAGATCCCCTCCGAGGACGCCGTCCTCGACATCCCCGTACCGGGCGAACTCGGCGTCATCGACCGCTACAAGTACGGCCGACTCATCATCGAGGGCGCGAAGAAGAGGGGCGCCGAGTTCCACTACGATACCGTCGTCAACGACGTCGTGCAGGACGACGACGGCCGCGTGACCGGGCTGAAGGCCATGCAGAAGGGCGACCCGGTCACCTACGAGACCGACTTCGTCATCGACGGGACCGGTGCGCTCTCACTCCTGCAGGACAAGGTCGACCTCTCGCACGCCACGTTCGACACCAACGTCCGGTTCTCGCAGTTCTCCTCCGCGTACCGCGAGGTCCTCACGGTGGACGAGCCGGTCGACTACCACGACGCGCTCGTGTTCAAGCCGACCGAGCGTGCGGCGGGCTACCTCTGGTACTTCCCGCGCACGCCCACGGAGATCAACGTCGGCCTCGGCTTCCAGATGAACGAGGAGCCGATGAAGCTCGTCGAGGCGCTCAAGCGCGACGTCCGCCAGCGGCCCGAGTTCAAGAATGCCACGGTGAAGGACAAACTGGGCGCGTCGCTCCCGACCCGCCGCCCGTACGACTCGGCCACGGCGCCCGGGTTCATCGCCGCCGGTGACGCCGCCGCCCACGTCAACCCCACCACGGGCGGGGGCATCGCCGGCGCCGCGTACTCCGCGACCTACGCGGCCGAGCAGGTCCTCGAGGCGCTCGCCGAGGAGGACTACTCGGAGGACCGCCTCTGGAACTACAACGAGCGCGTGATGGAGCACTTCGGCGGGCGGTACGCCGCCCTCGACGTCTACAACATCTTCTCGACGGCGTACGACCTCGACGACTTGATGAGCATGCTCGCGGCACTCCCCGGCGAGCAGCTCTCCGAGGCGCTCTACTCCGGGTCGACGGGTATTGGCCCGCTGCTCGCGCTCAAGACGCTCTGGAAGTCCCGCGGCCACTGGGGGACGATGTTCGACCTCTACAAGGCCAAGCAGAAGGCCGACGAACTGCTCGCACACTACGAGACGTACCCGTCCACGCCAGCCGGGTTCGACACGTGGCGCGCGCAGCGTGACACGCTGATGGACGAGGTGTACGGCACGCTGGGCGCGGAGCCCAAGTACTAG
- a CDS encoding 2Fe-2S iron-sulfur cluster-binding protein: MTDYEVEFVGTGETITVSDKQTILSRCIEEGIAQEYSCRVGMCLACSAEIVEGEVEQAVAVARGLTEEEAERYALTCMARPASDLKLDRGKYPPSIEDDAADGPEAGAAFDDD, encoded by the coding sequence ATGACCGACTACGAGGTGGAGTTCGTCGGGACGGGCGAGACAATCACCGTCTCCGACAAGCAGACCATCCTCAGCCGCTGCATCGAGGAGGGCATCGCGCAGGAGTACTCCTGCCGGGTGGGGATGTGTCTGGCGTGCTCGGCGGAGATCGTCGAGGGCGAGGTCGAACAGGCGGTCGCCGTCGCGCGCGGACTGACCGAGGAGGAGGCCGAGCGCTACGCGCTGACGTGCATGGCACGACCCGCCTCGGATCTGAAACTGGACCGGGGGAAGTATCCGCCGAGCATCGAGGACGACGCGGCAGACGGCCCCGAGGCCGGTGCGGCGTTCGACGACGACTGA
- a CDS encoding DUF7344 domain-containing protein, whose protein sequence is MGTSQSDPSRTFELLSNHRRRYTWHHCKRVEDAVPLGDLAEQVAAWENGKSVAEITSAERKRVYTSLQQTHLPKLDDADVVQFEDGVVELGERADELEVYVDVVDGDDIPWSEYYLGLTAVSSALLAGVWLTGATEGLVSGLGWAAIVVLAFAFSALAHLLTDRERRLGTDALPPELEE, encoded by the coding sequence GTGGGAACGAGTCAGTCGGATCCGAGTCGGACGTTCGAGTTGTTGAGCAACCACAGACGGCGGTACACGTGGCATCACTGCAAGCGGGTGGAGGATGCGGTCCCGCTCGGCGACCTGGCCGAGCAGGTGGCCGCGTGGGAGAACGGCAAGTCGGTGGCCGAGATCACGTCAGCCGAGCGAAAGCGCGTGTACACGTCGCTCCAGCAGACGCACCTCCCGAAGCTCGACGACGCGGACGTCGTCCAGTTCGAGGACGGCGTCGTGGAACTCGGCGAGCGCGCGGACGAACTCGAGGTGTACGTCGACGTGGTCGACGGTGACGACATCCCGTGGAGCGAGTACTACCTCGGGCTGACCGCCGTCTCGAGCGCGCTCCTCGCGGGCGTCTGGCTGACGGGGGCGACCGAGGGCCTCGTCTCCGGCCTCGGGTGGGCGGCCATCGTCGTCCTCGCGTTCGCGTTCTCGGCCCTCGCCCACCTCCTGACCGACCGAGAGCGTCGTCTCGGAACCGACGCGCTGCCGCCGGAACTCGAAGAGTGA
- a CDS encoding S26 family signal peptidase — MSERWSVGGLVQSAAVLVVLVVVAGSLLGQPLLLSYVETGSMAPTMEPGDGFVALPPALAGDVGPDDVVVYEAKQLNGGGLTTHRVVEETTNGYVTRGDANPFTDQDGSEPPVTDGQIRAVALQVGGSVVTVPALGTLATGLQGAFGGLQRTLSGLVGTDVPTTAVGLLLLGGGVALYGLDDGTGRERPTRDRGAGGTDARVLVLVLTLVVVVPLTGSMVLPGGPQDLGIVSAESDSPAGHVVEAGTTEERTYQLSNAGLLPTVVYLEPASEGLVVSPERTVLDGAAERDATLAVSAPPETGYYVRSLVEHRYVAVLPLAVLDSLYRVHPWAPIVAIDAVVGGGFYLLGTVLVGGGSVRLRRRSRGAARDSWLGTVRRRLG; from the coding sequence GTGAGTGAGCGCTGGTCCGTGGGGGGTCTCGTACAGTCGGCAGCCGTGCTCGTCGTCCTCGTCGTCGTGGCCGGCAGTCTGCTCGGCCAGCCGTTGCTCCTCAGTTACGTCGAGACGGGGAGCATGGCGCCGACGATGGAACCGGGCGACGGGTTCGTCGCACTCCCGCCGGCGCTGGCCGGCGACGTCGGACCGGACGACGTGGTGGTCTACGAGGCCAAGCAGTTGAACGGCGGCGGCCTCACCACGCACCGCGTCGTCGAGGAGACGACCAATGGCTACGTCACCCGGGGCGACGCGAACCCGTTCACCGACCAGGACGGGAGCGAACCGCCCGTCACCGACGGCCAGATACGTGCCGTCGCGCTGCAGGTCGGCGGGAGCGTCGTGACCGTCCCTGCGCTGGGGACGCTCGCGACAGGTCTCCAGGGCGCGTTCGGCGGCCTCCAGCGCACGCTCTCGGGACTCGTCGGCACGGACGTCCCGACCACTGCCGTCGGGCTGTTGCTCCTCGGCGGTGGCGTCGCGCTCTACGGACTCGACGACGGGACGGGCCGCGAGCGCCCGACCCGCGATCGCGGAGCCGGCGGCACGGACGCGCGGGTCCTCGTCCTCGTCCTGACGCTCGTCGTCGTCGTCCCGCTCACGGGGTCGATGGTACTCCCCGGTGGCCCACAGGACCTCGGCATCGTCAGCGCGGAGAGCGACTCGCCTGCCGGCCACGTCGTCGAGGCGGGGACGACCGAGGAGCGGACCTACCAACTGTCGAACGCGGGGCTGCTCCCGACCGTCGTCTACCTCGAACCGGCCAGCGAGGGGCTGGTGGTGTCGCCGGAACGGACCGTCCTCGACGGGGCCGCCGAGCGGGACGCCACGCTCGCCGTCTCGGCACCGCCGGAGACGGGCTACTACGTCCGCAGTCTCGTCGAGCACCGGTACGTCGCCGTCCTGCCACTCGCTGTCCTCGATTCCCTCTACCGCGTCCACCCGTGGGCCCCCATCGTCGCCATCGATGCCGTCGTCGGTGGCGGTTTCTACCTGCTCGGGACGGTCCTCGTCGGCGGGGGCTCGGTCCGCCTCCGCCGTCGCTCGCGCGGCGCCGCTCGTGATTCGTGGCTTGGGACTGTCCGGAGGCGGTTGGGATGA
- a CDS encoding DUF5305 domain-containing protein has product MSGRESVRLRRAVGDRFGALVGLLLVLALVGGAFTYTTHVEPGTHVEERTVSSWESTAGYAHSATVTSENGVFGVGRTLSDRALYFDAITPTLDGELRYGYEATGEGELTVRSSSTLVVRAVGERDDREVVYWRVSEPLGRPSSSTIAPGETFTAPFGTNVSALKERVARIETELGGSPGTPEASVLTRVRVSGTVNGEQVSRSREFTMTLTLDEGGTYRVLGDEEITRTTNSTERVVVRDEYGPLRRAGAPALLALSLLGLVGLVAARSTDRLEVTEAERSRSAFERAREEFDEWITPADVDPPTDPVRVHTLEGLVDLAIDTGERVLEAPERERYYVFGQQDYVYEAPAPFADGEPGAAESTTDTDDEGDGGDDTPVEDAS; this is encoded by the coding sequence ATGAGCGGGCGTGAGAGCGTCCGCCTGCGACGGGCCGTCGGTGACCGCTTCGGCGCGCTCGTGGGACTCCTGCTCGTCCTCGCACTCGTCGGCGGTGCGTTCACCTACACGACCCACGTCGAACCCGGGACGCACGTCGAGGAACGGACCGTCTCCTCGTGGGAGTCCACCGCCGGTTACGCCCACTCCGCGACGGTCACCAGCGAGAACGGCGTGTTCGGCGTGGGGCGGACCCTCTCGGACCGGGCGCTCTACTTCGACGCCATCACGCCGACGCTCGACGGAGAACTCCGGTACGGCTACGAGGCCACCGGCGAGGGCGAACTCACCGTCCGTTCCTCGAGCACCCTCGTCGTCCGGGCGGTCGGCGAGCGCGACGACCGGGAGGTGGTCTACTGGCGCGTGAGCGAGCCGCTCGGTCGCCCGTCGTCGTCGACCATCGCCCCGGGCGAGACATTCACCGCCCCGTTCGGCACGAACGTGAGCGCGCTCAAGGAGCGAGTCGCCCGTATCGAGACGGAGCTCGGAGGCTCGCCCGGCACGCCGGAGGCCAGTGTCCTGACCCGTGTCCGGGTCAGCGGGACGGTCAACGGCGAACAGGTGAGTCGCTCGCGCGAGTTCACGATGACGCTCACCCTCGACGAGGGGGGGACCTACCGGGTACTCGGTGACGAGGAGATCACGCGCACCACCAACAGCACGGAGCGCGTCGTGGTCCGAGACGAGTACGGGCCTCTCCGCCGCGCGGGGGCACCGGCGCTGCTCGCACTCTCTCTGCTCGGGCTGGTCGGCCTCGTCGCGGCGCGCTCCACTGATCGGCTCGAGGTCACCGAGGCCGAACGCTCGCGTTCGGCGTTCGAGCGCGCTCGCGAGGAGTTCGACGAGTGGATCACTCCGGCAGACGTCGACCCCCCGACGGACCCCGTCCGGGTCCACACACTCGAGGGACTCGTCGACCTCGCCATCGACACGGGCGAGCGCGTCCTCGAGGCTCCCGAGCGTGAACGGTACTACGTGTTCGGCCAACAGGACTACGTCTACGAGGCGCCCGCACCGTTCGCCGACGGCGAACCGGGGGCCGCCGAGTCGACCACCGACACCGACGACGAGGGGGACGGAGGCGACGATACCCCTGTCGAGGACGCGTCCTGA
- a CDS encoding amidase has protein sequence MPIDLHRSATDLATAVRAGDVSPVDLVEASLDRIEALNDRTNAFVNVLHEAARERAAAAERAVDAGEDLGALHGVPVAIKDLSYTKAGVPNTAGIAALEDNVAAETSVAVQRLEDAGAIVVGTTNTPELGHTPRTYNELQGPTGTPFDPERNAGGSSGGSAAALGEGLVPLATGSDVGGSLRTPASCCGVASVKPTHGLIPREARPNAFGSHTPFGVLGPMARWVEDLGLLLEVMAGRDDRDPFSVPKPDRYDDVSPADPEGLRLAHSPTLETFAVDEAVREVVADALGTVEDAGATVDPAELDGPDRGDLTYAYGVAATVHFAVVADAVQHEHGLDFTGDDADDVSDTFVQTLAMGRGYDATTYRETDEVRTALYDAVESALSGYDALVCPTLATPTLSHDEPFPTEIDGQNVSGLPMDWMLSWVFNMTGHPVVNVPAGLVDGLPVGMQLVGPRYSESRLLDVAALFERENPWAGAYPRVES, from the coding sequence ATGCCCATCGACCTCCACCGGAGTGCGACGGACCTCGCGACCGCGGTACGGGCCGGCGACGTGTCGCCGGTCGACCTCGTCGAGGCCAGCCTCGACCGCATCGAGGCACTGAACGACCGTACCAACGCGTTCGTGAACGTGCTGCACGAGGCGGCGCGTGAGCGGGCCGCCGCCGCCGAGCGCGCCGTCGACGCGGGCGAGGACCTCGGGGCGCTCCACGGGGTCCCGGTCGCCATCAAGGACCTCTCGTACACGAAGGCGGGCGTCCCCAACACGGCCGGCATCGCCGCCCTCGAGGACAACGTCGCCGCGGAGACGAGCGTCGCCGTGCAGCGACTCGAGGACGCCGGCGCCATCGTCGTCGGGACGACGAACACGCCCGAACTCGGACACACCCCGCGGACGTACAACGAACTGCAGGGGCCGACCGGCACGCCGTTCGACCCCGAGCGCAACGCGGGGGGCTCCTCGGGCGGGTCGGCGGCCGCGCTCGGAGAGGGCCTCGTCCCTCTCGCCACGGGGTCGGACGTCGGCGGGTCGTTGCGGACGCCGGCCTCGTGTTGCGGGGTCGCCTCGGTCAAGCCCACCCACGGGCTGATCCCGCGCGAGGCGCGACCCAATGCGTTCGGCTCCCACACCCCGTTCGGCGTGCTGGGCCCGATGGCCCGCTGGGTCGAGGACCTCGGTCTCCTGCTCGAGGTGATGGCTGGCCGTGACGACCGCGACCCGTTCAGCGTCCCGAAGCCCGACCGCTACGACGACGTCTCGCCGGCCGACCCCGAGGGACTCCGACTGGCCCACTCGCCGACGCTGGAGACGTTCGCCGTCGACGAGGCCGTCCGCGAGGTCGTCGCGGACGCGCTCGGCACCGTCGAGGACGCGGGTGCGACGGTCGACCCCGCCGAACTCGACGGGCCGGACCGTGGCGACCTGACCTACGCCTACGGCGTCGCCGCCACCGTCCACTTCGCCGTCGTCGCGGACGCCGTCCAGCACGAACACGGCCTCGACTTCACGGGCGACGACGCCGACGACGTCTCGGACACCTTCGTCCAGACGCTCGCCATGGGTCGTGGCTACGACGCGACGACGTACCGCGAGACTGACGAGGTCCGCACGGCGCTGTACGACGCCGTCGAGTCGGCGCTCTCGGGGTACGACGCGCTCGTCTGTCCCACGCTCGCCACGCCGACGCTCTCGCACGACGAACCGTTCCCGACCGAGATAGACGGCCAGAACGTCTCCGGCCTCCCGATGGACTGGATGCTCTCGTGGGTGTTCAACATGACCGGCCACCCCGTCGTCAACGTGCCGGCCGGACTGGTCGACGGGCTGCCCGTGGGGATGCAGCTGGTCGGGCCACGCTACTCGGAGTCGCGCCTGCTCGACGTCGCGGCGCTGTTCGAGCGGGAGAACCCGTGGGCAGGGGCGTACCCACGGGTCGAATCGTAG